GGTGGCTTAAGCATCCTTCCGGAAACAACCCAAGTCATCTCTCCTAAATACGGCATAATACCCACTTTATATGCTCACGGTACCCTCGTCAATGGTGTTATTTACCAGAATAACTCAACTATTAAGATTCAAAAGATGGCTGAGCGTTCAATTCAGCCATTACCCATTAATACAACACCTTCTCTTTGAAGTATTATCCACGGTAAGAATCTAGCCTTAGCTTCCTAACCTTAGGACATTTTTTCCTTGATACTCACTGCATTAAGATACTACTGAGATCTCATTACTTAGAAAGGATTTCCATGTCACGCGCCCTTCAGTCATCTGCTCATCTCTTTACCTGCCCTGTCTGCCAAGATACCCTTGAAGCCGTCGATAAACGCTTTGTTTGTCCTCAAAATCATTCCTTTGATATGGCAAAACAAGGTTATATCAATCTTTTGCTCAATGGCAAAAAAGACAAGCACTACGATAAGGCTTCCTTTGAGCGTCGTCACCAGATTTTAGAGGCTGGTTTTTATGACCATATTTTAAAGGCGATTGAAGAACTGGTTCTTGATGATGGGGCTGAAAAAGTTATCCTCGATGTGGCTTGCGGAGAGGGATACTACGCTCGTCAGCTTGCCCAAAAGGGCAAGAACCGTGTGTTAGCTTTTGATTTATCTAAGGATTCCATTACCCTAGCTGCTAAAAAGGATATTTCTAAAAACGCGGCATGGTTTGTGGGAGATTTGGCCAAATTACCTCTAGCTGACCAATCTGTCGATGTCATCCTAGACATCTACTCACCTGCCAATTATCAAGAATTCAAACGAGTACTGAAACCCGGAGGAAAACTCATCAAGGTCGTTACCGCTAGCGAACACGTGGCTGAATTACGCCAGGCAGCTAAAGAACAACTCAGCAAAGAAAGTTACTCCAATCAAAAAATACTTGACCATTTTGGCCAAGCATTTCCAGTATTTGACATCAGTCACACTAGCCAAACCTCACCAGCAACACAGGAACAGCTACTCGATTTCGCTCAGATGACGCCACTCTTTTTCCATGTTGATTTGAACCAAATCGACTGGCAAAGTCTAACAGAGATCACCATTGCAGCAGATATCTTAGTTGCAAAACTAGAAGATTAAGATGTCGTTTTCCATAAACTTATCAACCAGAGATATGAAAGCCTATACTCAAGACAAAAGCGAGTCAGCCTACTGGACTGACTCGCTCTCCTATTTCTCGGCTCGTAAAAAAACGTCCACTGGACTGACTCGCTCTCCTATTTCTTGGCTCGTAAAAAAACGTCCACTGGACTGACTCGCTTTCCTATTTCTTGGCTCGTGAATCAACGTCCACTGGACTAACTCGCCCTCCTATTTCTCGGCTCGTGAAAAAACGTCCACTGGACGTTTTTTTTAATCTGCAAATATCCTCTTAAAAAGGGCATACAGGGTATCTTTTTGGTCTTTGTTCAAGGTGTATTGATTATTTTTTAAAATGGTGTAGGCGCCACCAACTGCAAAGGATAGCCTCAACCGAGCCTCTTCTGAAACGTTTTCTGAGATGGTTTCTTGATAGAGTTGAAAGGTTTTTTCTAAGGTCTCATCCTGATTGCTAAAGAGAGCCTTATTATGACCATAGACCTGACTAATCGTTACCTCAATATCATCAACAAAGGTCTCCATATCCTCTTCTTTGACAGGATTTTCCAAAAGAAACTGACGAATAGGCTCTAAAGCCTCCTCTTGTAATTGTTCAACAAGATCATAAATATCGGTGTAATAACGGTAAAAGGTAGACTTGTTAATCAGCGCCTCGCGACACAAGTTTTCCACATAAATTTTTTCAATCGGCTTATCTTGTCGTAGCCTAACAAAGGCATCTTTGATAGCCTTTTTTGTTTTGATAACTCGCTTATCCATAAATGCCTCCTCAATACTATCTATTTTAGCTTTTTTCTTGAAATATACAACGATTTTGCAGGGGGCGTTTGATAAGCAACGCTTTTAGAGAAATTGCTGATTGAATGAGCAGAGAAATCGTCCTATAATACTCCTTATCGTTTTTAAATTGAAAAAGGAGACACCATGACTTTTAAAAAAATTATTTTAAACAAACTGACACTCATCGCAATGGTCGTTGCTGTGATTTATCAAATTGCCATGATTGGCATTTACATCGGGGGCTATAAATACACTGCTGACCGTCCCGAAAAAAACAAGATTATCTACGTCAATCAAGACGGTGATCAAGGCAAAGCTATTGTCAAATCAATGAAAGATTCCCTAAATTTTGCAAGCCAAGACGAAAGTAACCTAAAGAATGCTAAAGCAATCCTTCGCAACCATGATGCAGCTTTGGTCATCAATATCCCTGAAAATTACACCGAAGACATGGCTCAAGGTAAGGCTGTCAAACTCAATTACTTCTATAACAGTGCCGGTGATACCATCAGTAAACAAACGGGAACAACTGTCGCAAACAAATTAACAAGTAAACTTAACTTAGCCGTTTCTAGTAAAAAAATGCAGGCCGTCCTTGTTAAATCAATGATGGAAGTGACTAAACCTCAAATCGAAGCTGACATCAAAAAAGCCGTCGGTACAGACCCAACCAAACTCGAAACTATCCAAAAAACCGTGACAGCTAAGTACCAAGAACAATTCACACAAGCTGCTAAAAATGCCGTTGACCTCAATAGCGTTACTGAAAACAGCAAGGACGTCAATCCCAAACCAACCTCTAAAATGAACCTCATCATGACGCCAATGATTGCCCCTGTCTCAAGTTACATCGGTGCCATGATTTCATCCATCATCCTCTATAGTTTTGTCTTTAAACAGACCATCCGTTCTAAGGTATCTCGCAAATGGCTTGGTTGGCTTGCCCTTGAAGTTGATTACCTACTGATTTCATTTGCCGTCGGCGGTGCTGGAGCCGCAATGCTCTCTTGGATTAATCATTTTAATCAAGAAACCACAATCAAGCTCTTTGGTATTTTAACGCTCAACACCTTTGTCAGCTTCCAGTTGATTCTAGCCATTTATATGGTCCTTGGAGCAGTTGCCTTCCTTGTGACCTTACCATTAACATTGGCGCAAGTGGTGACGGCAGGAACTATGATTCCAGAATACCTCATGGCACCAGCTCTCAAAGCTATCCGCCCATATCTCCCAGTATCATCATCTTGGCAATTGATTCAAGATACCATTTTTAAAACAAGCACAAACAGTAATCCTCTCATGCAGTTGCTGATGCTTGCCGGTGTATCAATGCTGATAACCCTAATCATTTTACCTATCCGTTACCGTAAAAATGCAGCACCAGGACCTGATATCGATATCTTATCTTTATTATAGATAACGTAACTAGCTACTTTCATACCTGTAGCTAGTTTTCTTTTAGAATTCAAGAAAAGGTTTTCACACCGAAACAAGTGTTTTATGTTACTATAGAATGTATGAAAAGCTA
The sequence above is drawn from the Streptococcus pluranimalium genome and encodes:
- a CDS encoding methyltransferase domain-containing protein, whose protein sequence is MSRALQSSAHLFTCPVCQDTLEAVDKRFVCPQNHSFDMAKQGYINLLLNGKKDKHYDKASFERRHQILEAGFYDHILKAIEELVLDDGAEKVILDVACGEGYYARQLAQKGKNRVLAFDLSKDSITLAAKKDISKNAAWFVGDLAKLPLADQSVDVILDIYSPANYQEFKRVLKPGGKLIKVVTASEHVAELRQAAKEQLSKESYSNQKILDHFGQAFPVFDISHTSQTSPATQEQLLDFAQMTPLFFHVDLNQIDWQSLTEITIAADILVAKLED
- a CDS encoding TetR/AcrR family transcriptional regulator: MDKRVIKTKKAIKDAFVRLRQDKPIEKIYVENLCREALINKSTFYRYYTDIYDLVEQLQEEALEPIRQFLLENPVKEEDMETFVDDIEVTISQVYGHNKALFSNQDETLEKTFQLYQETISENVSEEARLRLSFAVGGAYTILKNNQYTLNKDQKDTLYALFKRIFAD
- a CDS encoding YhgE/Pip domain-containing protein; translated protein: MTFKKIILNKLTLIAMVVAVIYQIAMIGIYIGGYKYTADRPEKNKIIYVNQDGDQGKAIVKSMKDSLNFASQDESNLKNAKAILRNHDAALVINIPENYTEDMAQGKAVKLNYFYNSAGDTISKQTGTTVANKLTSKLNLAVSSKKMQAVLVKSMMEVTKPQIEADIKKAVGTDPTKLETIQKTVTAKYQEQFTQAAKNAVDLNSVTENSKDVNPKPTSKMNLIMTPMIAPVSSYIGAMISSIILYSFVFKQTIRSKVSRKWLGWLALEVDYLLISFAVGGAGAAMLSWINHFNQETTIKLFGILTLNTFVSFQLILAIYMVLGAVAFLVTLPLTLAQVVTAGTMIPEYLMAPALKAIRPYLPVSSSWQLIQDTIFKTSTNSNPLMQLLMLAGVSMLITLIILPIRYRKNAAPGPDIDILSLL